Proteins encoded together in one Pyxidicoccus trucidator window:
- a CDS encoding GPW/gp25 family protein has product MKRRTAQDVAPYMGKDLELDYAWGQGFFEDADLATGRRGALKDLGVVEGVDALTQAIANRLKTRKGELAPLGHPDYGSRHHELLGEPNVERTRNLIKLFILQALAQEPRIEKVLKADVRAEHEPPRETVRIELLVRVVGQPTPLNLVVPFSLEPRP; this is encoded by the coding sequence ATGAAGCGACGCACGGCACAGGATGTGGCCCCGTACATGGGGAAGGACCTGGAGCTCGACTACGCCTGGGGCCAGGGCTTCTTCGAGGACGCGGACCTGGCCACGGGCCGGCGCGGCGCGCTCAAGGACCTGGGCGTGGTGGAGGGCGTGGACGCGCTGACGCAGGCCATCGCCAACCGGCTGAAGACTCGCAAGGGCGAGTTGGCCCCGCTGGGCCACCCGGACTACGGCTCGCGGCACCACGAGTTGCTGGGCGAGCCCAACGTGGAGCGCACGCGCAACCTCATCAAGCTGTTCATCCTGCAGGCGCTGGCGCAGGAGCCGCGAATCGAAAAGGTCCTCAAGGCGGACGTCCGCGCCGAGCACGAGCCGCCCCGCGAGACGGTGCGAATCGAGCTGCTCGTGCGCGTGGTGGGCCAGCCGACGCCCCTCAACCTCGTCGTGCCCTTCTCCCTGGAGCCCCGGCCATGA
- a CDS encoding phage baseplate assembly protein V: MSGLVATLRAIIRDELSRVRQPELGSVTLVHTHDSEDSPANHQVDVRLRASGVELPRVPVAVGRIGFSALPNVGDLVLVNFVGGDLNAPIVVGCVYDDQAHPPVAAPHEVVYQPPDEEDSAVKRFHVELPGGSTVTLQDEALTVTLGETSVVINKDGDVTIQAKGKVSVQAQGDMELAAQGDLKLSAQGAASLKGSSATLEGQSEAKVKGPQVGIAGNTQFSPS; the protein is encoded by the coding sequence GTGAGCGGCCTCGTCGCCACCCTGCGCGCCATCATCCGGGACGAGCTGTCCCGCGTGCGCCAGCCCGAGCTGGGCAGCGTCACGCTCGTGCACACGCACGACTCCGAGGACAGCCCGGCCAACCATCAGGTGGACGTGCGCCTGCGCGCCAGCGGCGTGGAGTTGCCGCGCGTGCCCGTGGCGGTGGGCCGCATCGGCTTCTCCGCGCTGCCCAACGTGGGGGACCTCGTGCTGGTCAACTTCGTGGGCGGAGACCTCAACGCGCCCATCGTCGTGGGCTGTGTCTACGACGACCAGGCGCACCCGCCGGTGGCCGCGCCGCACGAGGTCGTCTACCAGCCGCCCGACGAGGAGGACTCCGCCGTCAAGCGCTTCCACGTGGAGCTGCCCGGCGGCAGCACCGTCACGCTCCAGGACGAGGCGCTCACGGTGACGCTGGGCGAGACGTCCGTGGTCATCAACAAGGACGGCGACGTCACCATCCAGGCCAAGGGCAAGGTGTCCGTGCAGGCGCAAGGAGACATGGAGCTGGCGGCACAGGGGGACTTGAAGCTCTCGGCCCAGGGGGCGGCGTCCCTGAAGGGCAGCTCGGCCACCCTGGAAGGACAGAGCGAAGCCAAGGTGAAGGGCCCGCAGGTCGGCATCGCGGGCAACACGCAGTTCAGCCCGTCTTGA
- a CDS encoding phage tail sheath C-terminal domain-containing protein codes for MSETIAEMVLPGTYIDVRAEGLIGVGGISTGNVGIVGTASRGPVNEVKLLGSYAEALDTFGSYDAWPTTGSTAGALSLTRALEQLFSGGASTVYAVRVANVVGTMPSTTWNLTADVGGTDTTVTTLTAKTPGTWGNDIKVTVTTFKNLPADASDNRTRLQVSHGRVKEEFTAARADELAAAVNAGSSLVSASAVAVADVARFVNKGALPTNVTSNGNPPTNTEFSAGLALLANQPVNLVVVAGANANDNAAPVLAHLEATENDSRDRIAVIGASTDDPAGIGSADATKVSNARLVLVAPGIVADDAAKAGQANPQSKLPAAYTAALVAGRLSSVAPHVSLTNKDLPVGDVTTEYTRAQQKSLLGNRVLALKKDLGIRVLKGITTDTGAFKQISVRRIVDYAKAGVRIGSNPYIGRLNNSRVRAALQATLDGFLSGMVLDEMLTKYTLKVSATRQQEINGIALVELTLQPTFSIDFVKVIMNLE; via the coding sequence ATGAGCGAGACGATTGCAGAGATGGTCCTCCCCGGGACGTATATCGACGTCCGGGCGGAGGGGCTGATTGGAGTCGGCGGCATCTCCACGGGCAACGTGGGCATCGTCGGCACCGCGAGCCGTGGGCCGGTGAACGAGGTGAAGCTCCTCGGCAGCTATGCGGAGGCGCTGGACACCTTCGGGAGCTACGACGCGTGGCCCACCACGGGATCCACCGCGGGGGCGCTCAGCCTGACGCGCGCCCTGGAGCAACTCTTCTCCGGTGGCGCCTCCACCGTCTACGCCGTACGCGTGGCCAACGTGGTGGGCACCATGCCGTCCACGACGTGGAACCTCACGGCGGACGTCGGCGGCACCGACACGACGGTCACCACGCTCACGGCGAAGACGCCGGGCACGTGGGGCAACGACATCAAGGTCACCGTCACCACCTTCAAGAACCTGCCGGCGGACGCCTCCGACAACCGCACCCGACTGCAAGTCTCCCACGGGCGGGTGAAGGAGGAGTTCACCGCCGCCAGGGCTGACGAGCTGGCCGCCGCCGTCAACGCGGGCAGCAGCCTGGTATCCGCCAGCGCGGTCGCCGTGGCCGATGTCGCGCGCTTCGTGAACAAGGGGGCCCTGCCCACCAACGTCACGTCGAACGGCAACCCGCCCACCAACACCGAGTTCTCCGCGGGCCTGGCGCTGCTCGCCAACCAGCCCGTCAACCTCGTGGTGGTGGCGGGCGCCAACGCCAATGACAACGCCGCCCCGGTGCTGGCGCACCTGGAGGCCACGGAGAACGACAGCCGGGATCGCATCGCCGTCATCGGCGCCTCGACGGATGACCCGGCCGGCATCGGCAGCGCGGACGCGACGAAGGTGTCCAACGCGCGACTGGTGCTGGTGGCGCCAGGCATCGTCGCGGACGACGCGGCGAAGGCCGGCCAGGCCAACCCTCAGTCGAAGCTGCCGGCGGCCTACACCGCCGCGCTGGTGGCGGGCCGCCTGTCCTCGGTGGCGCCGCACGTGAGCCTCACCAACAAGGACCTGCCGGTGGGTGACGTCACCACCGAGTACACGCGCGCGCAGCAGAAGTCGCTGCTCGGCAACCGGGTGCTGGCGCTGAAGAAGGACCTGGGCATCCGGGTGCTCAAGGGCATCACCACGGACACGGGGGCCTTCAAGCAGATCTCCGTGCGCCGCATCGTGGACTACGCGAAGGCGGGCGTGCGCATCGGCTCCAACCCGTACATCGGCCGCCTCAACAACTCGCGCGTGCGCGCGGCCCTGCAGGCCACGCTGGACGGCTTCCTGTCCGGCATGGTGCTGGACGAGATGCTCACCAAGTACACGCTCAAGGTCAGCGCGACCCGCCAGCAGGAGATCAACGGCATCGCGCTCGTCGAGCTCACCCTTCAGCCGACCTTCTCGATTGATTTCGTGAAGGTCATCATGAACCTCGAGTGA
- a CDS encoding WD40/YVTN/BNR-like repeat-containing protein gives MAGDEQAATPGEAEAPEGEGGGRPRARAREKLERLERTLAGGGSLYTIIRSAHVHQRAAPADATGDGWTPLGPRNVGGAVRCLAQDPVQLETFYAGTAEAGLWRTRDQGNTWEPLSEDVVGATGIGVVPVGTIAVAPTNRDHIFVGTGEKARWDAGGLGLFHSSDGGTTFVQVATGNEGGGALGAAYRYTRIVVDPTTPNRFWAASSSGLWRFEGHVAHREALAYAGTNRMVTDVALATDPGDPNKLWLLAGVQDEGVHRGVFDRVAVSTVWTPSTGVPPPPPDAPTATRTNPIGRIRLAFAQSNATIAYALIEDDATTGPFSSGNPLPLLRSTDGGVSFAYVLTGGRTTWMEQPKSRSDDSAGQAWYSMELAVHPTVPEVVIAGHVDLLRSTDSGATWSRLIDWRNYMEHDRRAQHADMHAIVFDLCERQSSNPRRLWVGNDGGVSFTDDQGVSWRKRSYGIQGSQFIDISTHPVYPFIFGGGMQDNGTFLTYGGPTWYRVDGGDGGAIAMHPTDPRKFYTTSQVRLDETNITSDGDTFTPLREVPSPDGVEPVKMRVTSNTIDSSIPSANGQLFRGLVRSDPSTPGRLLLGRKGGAFLTNNGGSSWSRLGPMTYTPTAAGGPAETSALVFGPGADSATDIYVGTSTGDVFSTSDGGTSWTANTPLNTGGALVFISAFAVHPAHPQVVAAAAYSSTRRVVLSHDRGVTWEDVTNGAQLPPGGVTALAFHPTDPRVLFAGTLVGVYVTRDLPAFTLGTALVPPLTPTWSTFNRGMKPLVVNDLEVVPEALTLRCATFARGCFEASIRGAPVGAAPGPYVTPAAYRVPSVKLGIRDHFMDDGRTYPAAHVLAEDPRLPTGANASHLDGTHSIDIKVNAPDLLDSDRRFLQSEAYGNQPDGSELDEEFVSEPPLTGDTNRVYVQVHNRGHAVANNVQVALYWANAGNPVVIPPLDTAAINFPNAPTPASAWQLAGIQNNVTARPGQPVVVRFDWVCPLKIRHNAALLAVCQQVADDPLEAPLSGDTKAYVLARRQAALRVTPVEHAAVFVRDGLDDFGKRGSVAWGGRSPDLLVLRKAVADAIPAADLNAPLGPLGNLLDPRRGDRIRIGNDNAIFVRVHNRHNVRVHVDVDLYQAPLVHPTVAGAWTQIGARVQVRDLDPAHWKVARFDFTAADPAPAQTEPWAKAFVLAAVIRAVDAVENINLEDMPDINTVAGPDAFWLFFTRRQQATNAALRALRFETVP, from the coding sequence GTGGCTGGCGACGAACAGGCAGCGACTCCCGGCGAGGCTGAAGCGCCCGAGGGCGAGGGCGGCGGACGCCCGCGCGCCCGCGCCCGGGAGAAGCTGGAGCGGCTCGAGCGGACGCTGGCGGGCGGCGGCTCGCTCTACACCATCATCCGCAGCGCGCACGTGCACCAGCGGGCCGCTCCGGCGGACGCCACCGGCGACGGCTGGACGCCGCTGGGCCCGCGCAACGTGGGCGGCGCGGTGCGCTGCCTGGCGCAGGACCCCGTGCAGTTGGAGACGTTCTACGCGGGCACGGCCGAGGCCGGCCTGTGGCGCACGCGGGACCAGGGCAACACCTGGGAGCCGCTCTCCGAGGACGTCGTGGGGGCCACGGGCATTGGCGTCGTGCCGGTGGGCACCATCGCCGTGGCGCCCACCAACCGGGACCACATCTTCGTGGGCACGGGAGAGAAGGCGCGCTGGGACGCGGGCGGCCTGGGCCTGTTCCACTCCAGTGACGGCGGTACGACGTTCGTGCAGGTCGCCACCGGGAACGAGGGCGGCGGCGCCCTGGGTGCCGCCTACCGGTACACCCGCATCGTGGTGGACCCGACGACGCCGAACCGCTTCTGGGCCGCCAGCTCGAGTGGCCTGTGGCGCTTCGAGGGCCACGTCGCCCACCGCGAGGCGCTGGCGTACGCGGGCACCAACCGGATGGTCACCGACGTGGCGCTGGCGACGGACCCTGGCGACCCGAACAAGCTCTGGCTGCTGGCCGGCGTCCAGGACGAAGGCGTGCATCGCGGCGTCTTCGACCGGGTGGCCGTCAGCACGGTGTGGACGCCCTCCACCGGAGTCCCCCCGCCGCCCCCGGACGCGCCGACCGCCACGCGCACCAACCCCATCGGGAGGATTCGCCTCGCCTTCGCGCAGTCCAACGCCACCATCGCCTACGCGCTCATCGAGGACGACGCGACGACGGGCCCCTTCTCTTCCGGCAACCCCCTGCCCCTGCTGCGCTCCACGGACGGCGGGGTCAGCTTCGCGTACGTCCTCACGGGCGGCAGAACCACCTGGATGGAGCAGCCCAAGAGCCGGTCCGACGACAGTGCGGGACAGGCCTGGTACAGCATGGAGCTGGCGGTCCACCCCACCGTCCCCGAGGTCGTCATCGCCGGGCACGTGGACCTGCTGCGCAGCACGGACTCGGGTGCCACCTGGTCGAGGCTGATCGACTGGCGCAACTACATGGAGCATGACCGCCGCGCCCAGCACGCGGACATGCACGCCATCGTGTTCGACCTGTGCGAGCGGCAGTCGTCCAACCCCCGGCGGCTGTGGGTGGGCAATGACGGCGGCGTGTCCTTCACGGACGACCAGGGCGTGAGCTGGCGTAAGCGCAGCTACGGCATCCAGGGGTCTCAGTTCATCGACATCAGCACCCACCCCGTCTACCCGTTCATCTTCGGCGGGGGCATGCAGGACAACGGCACCTTCCTCACCTACGGAGGGCCCACCTGGTACCGCGTGGACGGCGGCGATGGCGGTGCCATTGCCATGCACCCCACGGACCCGCGCAAGTTCTACACGACGAGCCAGGTCCGACTGGACGAGACGAACATCACCTCCGACGGCGACACCTTCACCCCGCTGCGCGAGGTGCCCTCACCCGACGGCGTCGAGCCCGTGAAGATGCGGGTGACCAGCAACACCATCGACAGCTCGATTCCCTCCGCCAACGGGCAGCTCTTCCGCGGGCTCGTCCGGAGCGACCCGAGCACCCCGGGCCGGCTGCTGCTGGGCCGCAAGGGCGGTGCGTTCCTCACGAACAACGGAGGCTCGAGCTGGAGCCGGCTCGGCCCGATGACGTACACGCCGACGGCGGCCGGAGGCCCCGCGGAGACCAGCGCGCTCGTGTTCGGTCCCGGCGCGGACTCCGCCACCGACATCTACGTGGGCACCAGCACGGGTGACGTCTTCTCCACCTCTGACGGCGGCACGAGCTGGACGGCAAACACGCCCCTCAACACCGGCGGCGCCCTGGTGTTCATCTCCGCGTTCGCGGTGCACCCCGCGCACCCACAGGTGGTGGCGGCCGCCGCATACTCCTCCACCCGCAGGGTGGTGCTCTCCCATGACCGGGGTGTCACCTGGGAGGACGTGACGAACGGCGCGCAGCTTCCTCCGGGCGGTGTCACGGCGCTGGCGTTCCACCCCACGGACCCGCGCGTGCTCTTCGCGGGGACGCTGGTGGGCGTCTACGTGACGAGGGATTTGCCGGCCTTCACCCTGGGCACCGCGCTGGTGCCACCCCTCACCCCCACGTGGTCGACGTTCAACCGGGGGATGAAGCCGCTGGTGGTGAACGACCTGGAGGTGGTGCCCGAGGCGCTCACCCTGCGCTGCGCCACCTTCGCCCGGGGCTGCTTCGAGGCCAGCATCCGCGGGGCGCCCGTGGGCGCGGCGCCCGGTCCCTACGTCACGCCCGCGGCCTACCGCGTGCCTTCGGTGAAGCTGGGCATCCGGGACCACTTCATGGACGACGGGCGGACCTACCCGGCGGCCCATGTGCTGGCGGAGGACCCGCGCCTTCCCACCGGGGCCAACGCCAGCCACCTGGACGGCACGCACTCCATCGACATCAAGGTGAACGCGCCGGACCTGCTGGACAGCGACAGGCGCTTCCTCCAGTCCGAGGCCTATGGCAACCAGCCGGACGGCTCCGAGCTGGACGAGGAGTTCGTCTCCGAGCCGCCCCTTACCGGCGACACCAACCGCGTCTATGTGCAGGTGCACAACCGCGGGCACGCCGTCGCCAACAACGTGCAGGTGGCGCTGTACTGGGCGAACGCGGGCAACCCGGTGGTCATCCCGCCGCTGGACACCGCCGCCATCAACTTTCCCAATGCGCCCACGCCGGCCTCGGCGTGGCAGCTCGCGGGGATCCAGAACAACGTCACGGCCCGGCCCGGCCAGCCCGTGGTGGTGCGCTTCGACTGGGTGTGCCCGCTGAAGATCCGCCACAACGCGGCCCTCCTGGCCGTCTGTCAGCAGGTCGCCGACGATCCGCTGGAGGCGCCCCTGTCCGGCGATACGAAGGCCTATGTGCTCGCCCGGCGTCAGGCGGCCCTGCGCGTCACCCCGGTGGAGCATGCGGCGGTGTTCGTCCGGGATGGGCTGGACGACTTCGGCAAGCGCGGCTCCGTGGCGTGGGGTGGCCGGAGCCCCGACCTCCTCGTGCTCCGCAAGGCCGTCGCCGACGCCATTCCCGCCGCGGACCTGAATGCCCCGCTGGGTCCGCTCGGCAACCTGTTGGACCCGCGCCGTGGCGACCGCATCCGCATTGGCAATGACAACGCCATCTTCGTGCGCGTGCACAACCGCCACAACGTGCGGGTGCACGTGGACGTGGACCTGTACCAGGCCCCGCTGGTCCACCCCACCGTGGCGGGAGCCTGGACGCAGATTGGAGCCCGCGTCCAGGTGCGGGACCTGGACCCCGCGCACTGGAAGGTGGCGCGCTTCGACTTCACCGCCGCGGACCCGGCGCCCGCCCAGACGGAGCCCTGGGCCAAGGCCTTCGTGCTCGCGGCGGTCATCCGCGCCGTGGATGCCGTGGAGAACATCAACCTGGAGGACATGCCCGACATCAACACCGTGGCCGGGCCGGACGCCTTCTGGCTGTTCTTCACCCGCCGGCAGCAGGCCACGAATGCCGCACTGCGCGCGCTGCGCTTCGAGACGGTGCCATGA
- a CDS encoding zinc dependent phospholipase C family protein codes for MPAVLTHKTIMLLTRERLARIRDGLRNKINLGVDVTDLEYRVWHLADQAHRLMSEHAGPEAPAISYPTDGSIYLSPLGKGVSRFSVMGSMGPDIPAFSSFFSRGQAWVFDTVHKGNPDSHRELVVAKTHTFVLELWQAVGRAVADGSATADEAKKLAGYMLGHLCHVAADVISHPFINDLEWHNGYRTRHKFSHSGGEGSIDARVAHQVLLRESTREGQDWDVWWPTLDEVPRAFFPAYVDALERVYGAQSARPVGFGPFETAFREHQPPSLTVDFLRDGYKFYRTGVVGMGYGWGYWRWFFFLTPMMLPALAIAPLLVALPNSRQFIERELEDVDERGWFELLMMPAALGIIPMGFYGIWLAAITTKGVGALHGVGLAGFGVSFILALVFLITLGDAPDTWTRWLALLAPVGLFGAAMATKGMVDLASGDKPRMALDLIYALPFLFALVALLLVLLLVSTFRELGEGGGTGGFIALVCVMSIGVLLGWILLPWTVRDARIPEHPESFPADRKHFVRLFDDSTLFTLPGGDAATLDKLHYPSGRRPLLKLWWEGPGNLFIRSEQSRLDFSFTGTGEPARTLEAPIVPMSVREYAQYLNQTFEGPGGERNKLKATLVFPEDADLDYELPPGATFSEELGAGDESEEGLPESVTAWYPVGTTADDTKYVLHHADKAYQAVRFGTRGAVGSPAPEDDAVGGPGKIVSSGTSVHGAGFDYFFEPGDQLESEGQLRIVTDIVSDTLLHVDRAFDPPISAKRYSRVGPREEPRDGYTYVTDPRMPPGVLGGESIMDLAADLGALLCMGMTPHLLTEAERLIPELAGRAPRGGGAAVAPGVSKVYQVFRNWSLDRRRVNEWRMLVMGGARSEKGGNVASYDAAMPQPRDPDWVAPRSADGEPFSNAQGWVPVLRQWLERTTVRACAAPARPGEPTTEELGKALAYLLDLPAPLTL; via the coding sequence ATGCCAGCCGTCCTGACCCACAAGACCATCATGCTGCTGACGCGGGAGCGGCTGGCCCGCATCCGCGACGGGCTCCGGAACAAGATCAACCTGGGCGTTGACGTCACCGACCTGGAGTACCGCGTCTGGCACCTGGCGGACCAGGCGCACCGGCTGATGTCGGAGCACGCTGGCCCCGAAGCCCCCGCCATCAGCTACCCCACCGATGGCAGCATCTACCTGTCCCCCCTGGGAAAGGGCGTCTCCCGCTTCTCGGTGATGGGCTCCATGGGGCCGGACATCCCCGCGTTCTCCTCCTTCTTCAGCCGCGGGCAGGCCTGGGTCTTCGACACCGTCCACAAGGGCAACCCGGACAGCCACCGCGAGCTGGTGGTCGCGAAGACGCACACCTTCGTGCTGGAGCTGTGGCAGGCGGTGGGCCGCGCCGTCGCGGACGGCTCAGCCACCGCGGACGAGGCCAAGAAGCTGGCGGGGTACATGCTGGGCCACCTGTGCCATGTGGCCGCGGACGTCATCTCGCACCCGTTCATCAACGACCTGGAGTGGCACAACGGCTACCGCACCCGCCACAAGTTCAGCCACAGCGGTGGCGAGGGCTCCATCGACGCCCGGGTGGCGCATCAGGTGCTGCTGCGCGAGAGCACCCGCGAGGGCCAGGACTGGGACGTGTGGTGGCCCACGCTCGACGAGGTGCCCCGCGCCTTCTTCCCCGCGTACGTGGACGCCCTGGAGCGCGTGTACGGCGCACAGTCGGCGCGTCCGGTGGGCTTCGGCCCGTTCGAGACGGCCTTCCGCGAGCACCAGCCGCCGTCGCTCACCGTCGACTTCCTCCGGGACGGCTACAAGTTCTACCGCACCGGCGTGGTGGGCATGGGCTACGGCTGGGGTTACTGGCGGTGGTTCTTCTTCCTCACGCCGATGATGCTGCCGGCGCTGGCCATCGCCCCGCTGCTGGTGGCGCTGCCCAACAGCCGCCAGTTCATCGAGCGCGAGCTGGAGGACGTGGACGAGCGCGGCTGGTTCGAGCTGCTGATGATGCCCGCGGCGCTGGGCATCATCCCCATGGGCTTCTACGGCATCTGGCTGGCCGCCATCACCACGAAGGGCGTGGGAGCGCTGCACGGGGTGGGGCTGGCCGGCTTCGGGGTGTCATTCATCCTCGCCCTCGTCTTCCTCATCACCCTGGGCGACGCCCCGGACACGTGGACGCGCTGGCTGGCGCTGCTGGCCCCGGTGGGACTGTTCGGCGCGGCCATGGCCACCAAGGGCATGGTGGACCTCGCCTCCGGGGACAAGCCGCGCATGGCGCTGGACCTCATCTACGCCCTGCCCTTCCTGTTCGCGCTCGTCGCCCTGCTGCTCGTCCTCCTGCTGGTGTCCACCTTCCGGGAGCTGGGCGAGGGCGGGGGCACGGGCGGCTTCATCGCGCTCGTCTGTGTCATGTCCATTGGCGTGCTGCTGGGGTGGATCCTCCTGCCCTGGACGGTCCGTGACGCGCGAATCCCAGAGCACCCGGAGTCCTTCCCCGCGGACCGCAAGCACTTCGTCCGCCTCTTCGACGACAGCACCCTCTTCACGCTGCCCGGAGGGGATGCCGCGACGCTGGACAAGCTGCACTACCCGTCCGGCCGCCGGCCGCTGCTCAAGCTCTGGTGGGAGGGCCCCGGCAACCTGTTCATCCGCTCCGAGCAGTCCCGCCTGGACTTCAGCTTCACGGGCACCGGCGAGCCCGCGCGCACCCTGGAAGCGCCCATCGTCCCGATGAGCGTCCGGGAGTATGCGCAGTACCTCAACCAGACCTTCGAGGGGCCCGGCGGGGAGCGCAACAAGCTCAAGGCCACGCTCGTGTTCCCAGAGGACGCGGACCTCGACTACGAGCTGCCCCCGGGCGCCACCTTCTCCGAGGAACTCGGCGCCGGTGACGAGTCGGAGGAAGGTCTGCCCGAGTCGGTGACAGCCTGGTACCCCGTGGGCACCACCGCGGACGACACGAAGTACGTGCTCCACCACGCGGACAAGGCCTACCAGGCCGTGCGCTTCGGAACGCGGGGGGCCGTGGGTTCCCCGGCGCCCGAGGACGATGCCGTGGGCGGGCCGGGCAAGATTGTCTCCAGCGGCACCAGCGTCCACGGTGCCGGCTTCGACTACTTCTTCGAGCCGGGCGATCAGCTGGAGAGCGAGGGCCAGCTGCGCATCGTGACGGACATCGTGTCCGACACGCTGCTCCACGTGGACCGCGCGTTCGACCCGCCCATCTCCGCGAAGCGGTACAGCCGGGTGGGCCCGAGGGAGGAGCCGCGCGACGGCTACACGTACGTGACGGACCCGCGCATGCCCCCGGGCGTGCTGGGCGGCGAGTCCATCATGGACCTGGCGGCGGACCTGGGCGCGCTGCTGTGCATGGGCATGACGCCGCACCTGCTCACCGAGGCCGAGCGCCTCATTCCCGAGCTGGCCGGCCGGGCTCCCCGGGGTGGAGGCGCGGCGGTGGCGCCGGGCGTGTCCAAGGTCTACCAGGTGTTCCGCAACTGGAGCCTGGACCGGCGGCGCGTCAACGAGTGGCGCATGCTGGTGATGGGCGGCGCGCGCAGTGAGAAGGGCGGCAACGTGGCGTCGTACGACGCGGCCATGCCGCAGCCGAGGGATCCGGACTGGGTGGCGCCCCGCTCCGCGGACGGCGAGCCGTTCAGCAACGCCCAGGGCTGGGTGCCGGTGCTGCGCCAGTGGCTGGAGCGCACCACGGTCCGCGCCTGCGCGGCCCCGGCCCGCCCGGGCGAGCCCACCACGGAGGAGCTGGGCAAGGCGCTGGCCTACCTGCTGGACCTGCCAGCACCCCTCACGCTGTAG
- a CDS encoding bile acid:sodium symporter family protein gives MFTAVLMPVALGIIMLGLGLSLTLADFKRVIVYPRAVIIGLVCQMLLLPVVCALVAHAFSLPPELAVGLMLLSASPGGATANLFSHLARGDVALNITLTAVNSALTLFTLPLIINLSMVHFMGEGRAVPMQFSKVIQVMAIVLVPVSLGMLVRARRPGVALRLDKPIRLMSAVFLLAIIAAAVYQERANMSAFFRQVGPATLAFNLASMAVGYCVPLLVRLPKRQAVAIGMEIGIHNGMLAITIALSPTLLANPTMAIPPAIYSLIMYFTAAAFGYFVSRGLTSEQDAPELSTSPTPEKVS, from the coding sequence GTGTTCACCGCGGTCCTGATGCCCGTGGCACTGGGCATCATCATGCTGGGCCTCGGGTTGTCGCTCACACTCGCGGATTTCAAGCGGGTCATCGTCTATCCGCGCGCGGTGATCATCGGGCTCGTGTGCCAGATGTTGCTGCTGCCCGTCGTCTGCGCGCTCGTCGCGCACGCGTTCAGCCTTCCTCCCGAGCTGGCCGTGGGACTGATGCTGTTGTCCGCCTCTCCGGGTGGCGCGACGGCGAACCTCTTCAGCCACCTGGCGCGCGGTGACGTCGCCCTCAACATCACCCTGACGGCGGTGAACAGCGCGCTCACGCTCTTCACCCTGCCCCTCATCATCAACCTGTCCATGGTGCACTTCATGGGCGAGGGGCGCGCGGTGCCCATGCAGTTCAGCAAGGTCATCCAGGTGATGGCCATCGTGCTGGTGCCGGTGAGCCTGGGGATGCTGGTCCGCGCGCGCCGCCCGGGGGTGGCCCTGCGGCTGGACAAGCCCATCCGCCTGATGTCGGCCGTGTTCCTGCTCGCCATCATCGCCGCCGCCGTCTACCAGGAGCGCGCGAACATGAGCGCCTTCTTCCGGCAGGTGGGGCCCGCCACGCTCGCGTTCAACCTGGCCAGCATGGCGGTGGGCTACTGCGTGCCGCTGCTGGTCCGGCTGCCCAAGCGCCAGGCGGTGGCCATCGGCATGGAGATCGGCATCCACAACGGGATGCTCGCCATCACCATCGCCCTGAGCCCCACGCTGCTCGCCAACCCCACCATGGCCATTCCCCCGGCCATCTACAGCCTCATCATGTACTTCACCGCCGCCGCCTTCGGCTACTTCGTCAGCCGCGGCCTCACGAGCGAGCAGGACGCTCCGGAGCTCTCCACGTCCCCCACCCCCGAGAAGGTGTCTTGA